Proteins found in one Mycoplasma sp. 1578d genomic segment:
- a CDS encoding single-stranded DNA-binding protein, whose product MYNKVILIGRIANIKELKQAQSGSNFVSFSVAVNKNTKSTPNDKANFIPCVAFKGNADFINKYLTKGSLVMIDGSISMSDYQDRNGNRNTSFDVIVNLITPLESKSRREELSQKNINNTQFSSRNEIPVQTPEQYLQLNKNNDYVLDQISDQPASSVMFDNEEDWE is encoded by the coding sequence ATGTATAACAAAGTTATTTTAATTGGAAGAATTGCCAATATTAAGGAATTAAAACAAGCACAAAGCGGAAGCAACTTTGTTTCATTCAGTGTGGCAGTGAATAAAAACACTAAAAGTACACCAAATGATAAAGCTAACTTTATTCCTTGTGTTGCTTTTAAAGGAAATGCTGATTTTATCAACAAGTATCTTACTAAAGGTTCGCTTGTAATGATTGATGGTTCAATTAGTATGAGTGATTATCAAGATCGAAACGGAAATCGTAACACAAGTTTTGATGTAATTGTTAACTTAATCACTCCACTTGAATCTAAATCGCGTCGTGAAGAATTGTCTCAAAAAAATATCAATAATACTCAATTTTCAAGTAGAAACGAAATTCCAGTTCAAACACCTGAACAATATCTCCAATTAAATAAAAATAACGATTATGTATTAGACCAAATATCAGATCAGCCAGCTTCTTCAGTAATGTTTGACAATGAAGAAGATTGAGAATAG
- the rpsR gene encoding 30S ribosomal protein S18, whose product MAFINKRKKGFTPRRKFCEFCSEKMAYLDYKNVELLSRYISANGQIKSKANTGACAKHQRKLATAIKRARFMALMPYSIVRVRMQKTA is encoded by the coding sequence ATGGCATTTATTAACAAACGTAAAAAAGGATTTACACCAAGAAGAAAATTCTGTGAATTTTGTTCAGAAAAAATGGCATATTTAGATTATAAAAATGTTGAATTATTATCTAGATATATTTCAGCAAACGGGCAAATTAAATCAAAAGCTAATACCGGTGCTTGTGCTAAACACCAACGTAAATTAGCTACTGCAATTAAAAGAGCAAGATTTATGGCTTTAATGCCTTACAGCATTGTCAGAGTAAGAATGCAAAAGACTGCTTAA
- a CDS encoding MFS transporter: MFKKLTAKITSKGFTTNQIFALIILAAADVFVIAAPYYIKNIVPNLHLYLGVREDDVAKITAVIGWVTLATQLPGGFLANKFPSRWLLFIAVLSTGLIGFWFGITVLEQQSFERDALVNTYKAIWGLWGISSTLIFWTPLWKLVSQQGKKENQAFAYGIQGTANGFIGLFFVYVIGVIVTYVWIPAVSKNDKTPFAVYSFLLSAFLVAVSFMVLFFVKEKYEKSTEKITFANLEQKLKTNVISIFKAMGNWKLWAMSIFVMGSYIFQSVLAYYIINMMENVFIAPVILVSILAGLRTYGLRMLVSGFVGRFADKFKSYVLLLIFALAVGMGTLIVFTILPSFGGDFKETSALKVIFLIILSLCFVLGGIVTWTIVTLRFTQISEVHIEKKAYASSIGLISFIAFSPDAWFYELSGYIGSIYTPERATNTSVTGYQIIILITIGFAFVGLIAGLIVFLSNRAELKRLGKTDYRWRDLHND; this comes from the coding sequence ATGTTTAAAAAGCTCACCGCTAAAATAACATCCAAAGGTTTTACTACTAACCAAATTTTTGCCTTAATTATTTTAGCTGCAGCTGATGTTTTTGTTATTGCTGCACCATATTACATCAAGAACATTGTTCCGAATTTACACTTATATCTAGGTGTACGTGAGGATGATGTTGCTAAAATAACAGCAGTTATTGGTTGAGTAACATTAGCAACACAACTTCCAGGAGGGTTTTTAGCAAACAAATTTCCTTCGCGGTGATTGCTTTTTATCGCTGTATTATCAACAGGATTAATTGGCTTTTGATTTGGAATTACTGTCTTAGAACAACAAAGTTTTGAAAGGGATGCTTTAGTTAATACTTACAAAGCAATTTGAGGTCTTTGAGGAATTAGCTCAACTCTCATTTTCTGAACTCCACTTTGAAAACTTGTTTCTCAACAAGGAAAAAAAGAAAACCAAGCCTTTGCTTATGGAATCCAAGGTACTGCCAATGGATTTATCGGTCTATTTTTTGTTTATGTAATTGGTGTAATTGTGACATATGTATGAATCCCAGCTGTTTCTAAAAATGATAAAACACCATTTGCTGTATATTCGTTCTTACTTTCTGCATTTTTAGTTGCAGTTAGCTTTATGGTATTGTTCTTTGTTAAAGAAAAGTATGAAAAAAGTACTGAAAAGATTACTTTTGCTAACCTTGAGCAAAAGTTAAAAACTAATGTAATTAGCATTTTTAAAGCTATGGGAAATTGAAAACTTTGAGCTATGTCGATTTTTGTCATGGGATCATATATTTTCCAATCAGTTCTTGCGTACTATATTATTAATATGATGGAAAATGTCTTTATAGCTCCTGTTATTTTAGTATCTATTTTGGCTGGTCTTAGAACATATGGTTTAAGAATGTTAGTTTCAGGATTTGTTGGTCGTTTTGCTGATAAGTTTAAATCTTATGTTCTGCTTTTAATATTTGCATTAGCAGTTGGAATGGGAACCTTAATTGTTTTTACAATTTTACCTTCGTTTGGAGGAGACTTTAAAGAAACATCGGCATTAAAAGTCATTTTCTTAATTATCCTATCACTTTGTTTTGTATTGGGTGGTATTGTTACATGAACCATTGTAACACTTAGATTTACCCAAATTTCTGAAGTTCATATTGAGAAAAAAGCCTATGCTTCTTCAATTGGTTTAATTAGCTTTATTGCTTTTTCGCCAGATGCATGATTCTATGAACTTTCTGGTTACATTGGATCAATTTACACTCCAGAAAGAGCAACCAACACTTCAGTAACTGGATATCAAATAATTATTTTAATAACCATTGGTTTTGCTTTTGTCGGATTAATTGCTGGATTAATAGTATTTTTATCAAATAGAGCCGAACTAAAAAGACTCGGAAAAACCGATTATCGTTGAAGGGACTTACATAATGACTAG
- the dhaM gene encoding dihydroxyacetone kinase phosphoryl donor subunit DhaM, which translates to MINFVVVSHSRALADEAIKLASMMKHADFQIINAAGIPQSDEFGTDVSYIIDAINQANQDDGVIVFCEIGSSLMSSQMAIEMIAHPNVILADAPFIEGLCLAVSFNFKQATLAQIKEQLEQVKNFSKQITQ; encoded by the coding sequence ATGATTAATTTTGTGGTCGTGTCACATAGTCGAGCTTTAGCTGATGAAGCTATAAAATTAGCTAGTATGATGAAGCACGCTGATTTTCAAATTATTAACGCCGCTGGAATTCCTCAAAGTGATGAATTTGGGACAGATGTATCTTATATTATTGATGCAATTAATCAAGCTAATCAAGATGATGGAGTGATTGTATTTTGTGAAATTGGTTCTTCGTTAATGAGTTCACAAATGGCAATTGAAATGATAGCTCATCCTAATGTGATCTTGGCTGATGCTCCTTTTATTGAAGGTCTTTGTCTAGCTGTTTCATTCAATTTTAAACAAGCAACACTTGCTCAGATCAAAGAACAATTAGAACAAGTGAAAAATTTTTCCAAACAAATCACTCAGTAA
- the glpK gene encoding glycerol kinase GlpK: MNSNKYIITLDEGTTSCRTIVFDHKARIVATSQSEFTQYYPQSGWVEHDALEIWNTQLSTMQTAKHKAGIKSTDVQAVGITNQRETVVLWDKSTGLPVYNAIVWQDRRTSEYCETLSEHVEKVREKTGLIINPYFSGTKIRWILKNVPLAQKVFQEGNLLAGTIDTWLIWKLTNGQVHATDVSNASRTLLFNINTMSWDQELLDLFEIPSSILPQVKSSSEIYGTINPHHWSLKAVGQVPIAGVVGDQQSALFGQLCTKVGMVKNTYGTGCFTLMNIGENPILSKNKLLTTVAWQLGNEKPIYALEGSVFIAGAAIQWIRDGLRLIYNAAESDFYANLASKDNTHQIYLVPSFTGLGAPYWDSYSRGAIFGLERGTKKEHIIKATLESIAFQSNDLIKAMSNDVNKKIEVLKVDGGASNSNYLMQFQSSISGVKVIRPKNVETTALGATFLAGLATGYWKSLIEIEQSLEVDKEFTPQLSEQEVKKLTHGWDVAIKRTFNWVKETEVQ; this comes from the coding sequence ATGAACTCAAATAAATATATTATCACATTAGATGAAGGAACAACATCTTGCCGTACTATTGTTTTTGACCATAAAGCAAGAATTGTTGCTACCTCTCAATCTGAATTTACTCAATATTATCCACAATCTGGTTGAGTAGAGCATGATGCCCTTGAGATTTGGAATACCCAACTTTCAACTATGCAAACTGCTAAACATAAAGCTGGAATTAAATCTACTGATGTCCAAGCAGTTGGAATTACCAACCAACGTGAAACAGTGGTTTTATGAGATAAGTCAACTGGTCTTCCAGTTTATAACGCAATTGTGTGGCAAGATCGTCGCACAAGCGAATACTGCGAAACACTTAGTGAGCACGTTGAAAAAGTACGCGAGAAAACCGGTCTAATTATTAACCCATATTTTTCAGGAACTAAAATTCGCTGGATACTAAAAAATGTACCTTTAGCTCAAAAAGTATTCCAGGAAGGAAACCTTTTAGCTGGAACTATTGACACTTGATTAATTTGAAAATTAACCAATGGACAAGTACACGCTACTGATGTTTCAAATGCTTCAAGAACTTTATTGTTCAATATTAACACAATGTCTTGAGATCAAGAATTACTTGATTTATTTGAAATCCCAAGTTCAATCCTTCCTCAAGTGAAATCATCTTCAGAAATTTATGGAACAATCAATCCGCACCACTGATCACTTAAAGCGGTCGGACAAGTTCCAATTGCTGGAGTAGTCGGAGACCAACAATCAGCTTTATTCGGTCAATTATGTACTAAAGTTGGAATGGTTAAAAATACCTACGGAACAGGTTGCTTTACCTTAATGAACATTGGTGAAAATCCAATTTTATCTAAAAATAAACTACTTACCACAGTTGCATGACAACTTGGAAACGAAAAACCAATTTATGCTCTTGAAGGATCTGTGTTTATTGCTGGAGCTGCAATTCAATGAATCAGAGATGGACTTAGATTAATTTATAATGCTGCTGAATCAGATTTTTATGCTAATTTAGCAAGCAAAGATAACACTCACCAAATTTATCTTGTTCCTTCATTTACAGGTCTTGGAGCCCCTTATTGAGATTCATATTCACGGGGAGCTATTTTTGGACTTGAACGTGGAACTAAAAAAGAACACATTATTAAAGCAACTCTTGAATCAATTGCCTTTCAAAGCAATGATTTAATTAAAGCTATGTCAAATGATGTGAACAAAAAAATCGAAGTGCTCAAAGTTGATGGTGGCGCAAGTAATTCCAATTATTTAATGCAATTCCAATCATCAATTTCAGGAGTTAAAGTTATCCGTCCTAAAAATGTAGAAACCACAGCTCTTGGAGCAACCTTTTTAGCCGGACTAGCTACTGGATATTGAAAATCTCTCATCGAAATTGAACAATCACTTGAAGTAGATAAGGAATTTACTCCACAATTATCAGAGCAAGAAGTTAAAAAACTGACTCATGGATGAGATGTTGCTATTAAAAGAACATTCAATTGAGTTAAAGAAACCGAGGTACAATAA
- the topA gene encoding type I DNA topoisomerase codes for MEKNNLVIVESPNKVNTIKKYLGDNYEVVASVGHILKLKTSGPYSLGIDLQSWEPEYSLDSTKREVAKKLKESIKKSNTVYIATDPDREGEAIGEHLVNYFKLQDNYYRVKYNEITRDAILKAFEHPEKLNQPLVQAQKARRMMDRIIGFRLSSLMKNKIFNSPTNPSAGRVQSIALKLVVDREREIESFIPEYYSKLRAFFADNVNEANYVNLKNPAEKREWIFKEELENIKKYFESAPKTLIVSEVKQSQRKLTKVEPLKQSVLYKKSPYSAQVTQAVCQKLYEGYGEGGLISYPRTDSTRLSATFVNVAQSYINSKYGQEYVATEIKGFSGDQDAHEAIRPTDVRITPAQAQTLYPQMSEQELKIYQLIYEITLRSLMTPPVRKITSYTYLNGEYVFKNYFSKVVFDGYYIIDQEPPQSDIDPEYVKDQIISIREFMFEDHQTNPAPRYNEGSLIEKLDNIKVGRPSTFASTVKVIKDREYVEVFENTLKPTEFGIIVLDKLISSFPKIINESYTASVEEQLDQIAEDKLEKNNVMQDFWDRFTEELEQAQQSMQTSKIEQVELDEPCPDDQGILIERRNKQGQKFIGCKNFPQCRYTRSIPSQKTFKFSRRGKFSTKKEATE; via the coding sequence ATGGAAAAAAATAATTTAGTTATTGTCGAGTCACCAAACAAAGTTAACACTATTAAAAAATATCTTGGAGATAATTATGAAGTAGTTGCTAGTGTGGGACATATTTTAAAGTTAAAAACATCTGGGCCATATTCACTTGGGATTGATTTACAAAGTTGAGAACCTGAATATTCTCTGGATTCAACTAAACGTGAAGTTGCTAAAAAACTCAAAGAATCAATCAAGAAATCTAATACAGTTTATATTGCAACTGACCCAGATCGAGAAGGAGAAGCTATCGGCGAACATCTTGTCAATTATTTTAAATTACAAGATAACTATTATCGAGTTAAATATAATGAGATTACACGAGATGCAATTTTAAAAGCTTTTGAGCATCCTGAAAAACTTAATCAACCTTTAGTTCAAGCTCAAAAAGCTCGTCGAATGATGGATCGGATCATTGGTTTTCGTCTTAGTTCATTGATGAAAAATAAAATTTTTAACTCACCAACTAATCCAAGTGCAGGAAGAGTACAATCAATCGCACTTAAATTAGTTGTCGACCGTGAACGCGAAATCGAAAGTTTTATTCCTGAATATTACAGCAAATTACGTGCCTTTTTTGCTGATAATGTTAATGAAGCTAATTATGTTAATTTAAAAAATCCTGCCGAAAAACGTGAATGAATTTTCAAAGAAGAGCTTGAAAATATTAAAAAATACTTTGAAAGTGCACCCAAAACTTTAATTGTTTCCGAAGTTAAACAAAGCCAACGCAAGCTTACTAAAGTCGAACCATTAAAACAATCAGTTTTATATAAAAAGAGCCCTTATTCTGCTCAAGTAACCCAAGCTGTATGTCAAAAATTATACGAAGGATACGGAGAAGGTGGACTTATTAGTTATCCAAGAACCGATTCAACCCGTTTAAGTGCTACCTTTGTTAATGTTGCTCAATCGTATATTAATTCTAAATATGGTCAAGAATATGTCGCTACCGAAATTAAAGGATTTAGTGGAGATCAAGATGCCCATGAAGCGATTCGCCCAACTGATGTTAGAATCACTCCAGCTCAAGCACAAACTCTTTATCCTCAAATGAGTGAACAAGAACTAAAAATTTACCAACTCATTTATGAAATTACTTTACGTAGTTTGATGACACCACCAGTACGAAAAATTACTTCTTATACTTATTTAAATGGTGAATATGTTTTCAAAAACTACTTTTCCAAAGTTGTTTTTGATGGATATTACATTATCGATCAAGAACCCCCTCAAAGTGATATAGATCCTGAGTATGTCAAAGATCAAATTATTTCGATTCGAGAATTCATGTTCGAAGATCATCAAACTAATCCAGCTCCACGTTATAATGAAGGTTCTTTAATTGAAAAGCTTGATAATATTAAGGTTGGAAGACCTTCCACCTTTGCTTCAACAGTAAAAGTCATTAAGGACCGTGAATATGTGGAAGTGTTTGAAAACACACTAAAACCAACTGAATTCGGAATAATTGTCCTTGATAAATTAATCAGTTCATTCCCTAAAATCATTAACGAATCATATACTGCTAGCGTTGAGGAACAACTTGATCAAATTGCTGAAGATAAGCTTGAAAAAAATAATGTCATGCAAGATTTTTGAGATCGATTTACCGAAGAACTTGAACAAGCTCAACAAAGTATGCAAACTTCAAAAATTGAACAAGTTGAACTTGATGAACCTTGTCCTGATGATCAAGGAATTTTAATTGAACGAAGAAATAAGCAAGGTCAAAAGTTCATTGGATGTAAAAACTTCCCTCAATGTCGCTACACTCGAAGTATACCCAGTCAAAAAACATTCAAATTCTCTCGTAGGGGAAAGTTTAGCACTAAAAAAGAAGCAACTGAATAG
- a CDS encoding glycerophosphodiester phosphodiesterase family protein, which translates to MTRKKQLLLAHRGYSGIAPENTRMAFTLAYEYGFDGVELDVHMTKDKRLVIIHDETTERTALVKKDIEKSTLEQLKKHNHASFFHFDVPKQTILTLEEFFEEFLDKFKVINVEIKTDVKIYPGIEEKLDELKNVYPQIFDKVVYSSFNFQTLERMYELDSRYKLAFLWWKKTEFKKISSQRIKRVCQYLNPWTNLYDKYKDEYKKLGLPFMLWTLKTDKKYKEYLQDDQVAAQISNLKYKK; encoded by the coding sequence ATGACTAGAAAAAAACAATTACTTTTAGCTCATCGTGGTTATTCAGGAATTGCCCCTGAAAACACTCGCATGGCTTTTACACTAGCTTATGAATATGGTTTTGATGGAGTTGAACTTGATGTTCACATGACTAAAGATAAACGTTTAGTTATTATTCATGACGAAACTACCGAAAGAACAGCTTTAGTAAAAAAAGATATTGAAAAATCAACTTTAGAGCAATTGAAAAAACATAATCATGCAAGCTTTTTCCATTTTGATGTTCCTAAACAAACCATTTTGACTCTTGAAGAGTTTTTCGAAGAATTTTTAGACAAGTTTAAAGTGATTAACGTTGAAATTAAAACTGATGTAAAAATTTACCCTGGAATTGAAGAAAAACTTGATGAGTTAAAAAACGTTTATCCACAAATTTTTGATAAAGTGGTTTATTCATCGTTTAATTTCCAAACACTTGAAAGAATGTACGAATTAGATTCAAGGTACAAGCTAGCTTTCTTGTGGTGAAAAAAAACTGAATTTAAGAAAATTTCATCTCAAAGAATTAAGCGAGTTTGTCAGTATTTAAACCCTTGAACTAATTTATATGACAAATATAAAGATGAATATAAGAAACTAGGTTTACCATTCATGCTTTGAACCTTAAAAACAGACAAAAAATATAAAGAATACTTACAAGACGATCAAGTTGCTGCACAAATTAGTAATTTAAAATACAAAAAATAA
- the dhaK gene encoding dihydroxyacetone kinase subunit DhaK translates to MSGGGSGHEPAHAGFVGFGMLDGAVLGEVFTSPSVDQVYGAIKAIDQGQGVLLIIKNYTGDVLNFEMAAEMSRSEGINVKTVIVNDDIAVENSLYTAGRRGVAGTVFVHKIAGSAAENHNDLESVYKLAQKVVANTKTLGMSLGGATIPASGKKSFELADDEIEMGLGIHGEPGTHKEKLSSAHEHVKKMLDSLLNEINIKNEHVAVLVNGLGSTTLMELYIINKEVNEQLQSKGIKVHKSLVGNYMTSLEMPGFSISLIKLDEQMKKYLDFEIKSNLF, encoded by the coding sequence ATCTCAGGCGGGGGAAGCGGTCATGAACCTGCACACGCAGGATTTGTAGGGTTTGGTATGCTTGATGGTGCTGTTTTAGGAGAGGTTTTTACTTCTCCATCAGTTGACCAAGTTTACGGAGCTATTAAAGCAATCGATCAAGGACAAGGAGTGTTGTTAATTATCAAAAACTACACAGGTGATGTACTAAATTTTGAAATGGCAGCTGAAATGTCCAGATCAGAAGGAATAAACGTTAAGACAGTAATTGTTAATGATGACATTGCTGTAGAAAATAGCTTATACACTGCTGGAAGGAGAGGGGTTGCTGGAACAGTATTTGTTCATAAAATTGCTGGTAGTGCAGCTGAAAATCATAACGATTTAGAATCAGTATATAAGTTGGCTCAAAAAGTAGTGGCAAACACCAAAACCTTAGGAATGAGTCTTGGTGGAGCCACCATTCCTGCAAGCGGTAAGAAAAGTTTTGAACTTGCTGATGATGAAATTGAAATGGGGCTTGGAATTCACGGAGAACCCGGAACACATAAAGAAAAACTCTCAAGTGCTCATGAGCATGTGAAAAAAATGCTTGATTCTTTACTTAACGAAATTAATATTAAAAATGAACATGTTGCTGTGCTGGTTAATGGGCTAGGATCAACCACGCTAATGGAACTTTATATTATTAACAAAGAAGTTAACGAACAATTGCAAAGTAAAGGAATTAAAGTACATAAATCACTAGTTGGAAATTATATGACTTCGCTTGAAATGCCTGGGTTTTCAATTAGTTTAATTAAATTAGATGAACAAATGAAAAAATACTTAGACTTTGAAATTAAAAGTAATTTATTTTAG
- the dhaL gene encoding dihydroxyacetone kinase subunit DhaL, translating to MNTQLIIKIIKQIAQMIEQKADILTELDRLIGDGDHGINLKRGFDAVMVNINEFKQKSSKELLNYVAMTLMSKVGGSSGPFLGTIFLKLAQSDNFAQGILQAADAVQMRGKANVGDKTMVDILTPFASTYNQLLTQGVNQNQALDRAIEKAKEHLDESKNLIARKGRASYLGERSLGVTDPGSQSTYYMLEIVVKELKQND from the coding sequence ATGAATACTCAATTAATTATTAAAATTATTAAACAAATCGCACAAATGATTGAACAAAAAGCCGATATACTGACTGAATTAGATCGTTTAATTGGTGATGGTGATCACGGAATTAATCTCAAAAGAGGGTTTGATGCAGTCATGGTTAACATAAACGAATTTAAGCAAAAATCAAGTAAAGAGCTCTTAAATTATGTAGCCATGACTCTTATGAGTAAAGTTGGCGGATCAAGCGGACCGTTTCTTGGGACAATCTTTTTAAAACTTGCTCAAAGTGATAATTTTGCACAAGGAATTTTACAAGCAGCTGATGCTGTTCAAATGCGTGGAAAAGCAAATGTTGGCGATAAAACAATGGTGGATATTTTAACTCCTTTTGCAAGTACTTATAATCAATTATTAACTCAAGGAGTAAATCAAAACCAAGCTCTTGATCGAGCCATAGAAAAAGCAAAAGAACATTTAGACGAATCGAAAAATCTAATAGCTAGAAAAGGAAGAGCTTCATATTTAGGAGAAAGAAGTTTAGGTGTCACTGATCCAGGAAGTCAAAGCACTTACTATATGCTCGAAATTGTTGTCAAGGAATTAAAACAGAATGATTAA
- the rpsF gene encoding 30S ribosomal protein S6 produces MTKYEIMMIVDPKANLEIAQKLLVDVFEKKVTKVEKLERTELAYKINNAQNAQYLLAQIECESTLVSEFTRKANIVKEIWRYLVLNLDTERGFNKEFKNVGKKKVDPRVKRERTDRSENSSNEENKKRTPRPVRAPKPQE; encoded by the coding sequence ATGACAAAATATGAAATTATGATGATTGTTGATCCCAAAGCTAATTTAGAAATTGCTCAAAAACTTCTTGTAGATGTTTTTGAAAAAAAAGTAACTAAAGTGGAAAAACTTGAACGTACTGAATTAGCATATAAAATCAACAACGCTCAAAATGCTCAATACTTACTTGCTCAGATTGAATGTGAATCTACATTAGTTTCTGAATTTACCCGTAAGGCTAACATTGTCAAAGAAATTTGAAGATACTTAGTTTTAAACCTTGATACCGAAAGAGGTTTTAACAAAGAATTTAAAAATGTTGGTAAGAAAAAAGTAGATCCTCGTGTTAAAAGAGAAAGAACTGATCGTAGCGAAAATTCTTCAAACGAAGAAAACAAAAAACGCACTCCAAGACCAGTTCGTGCACCAAAACCTCAAGAATAA
- a CDS encoding MIP/aquaporin family protein, which produces MDVQFGAGFVSELIGTMFLILLGNGVCASLNYPKMYAKNVGGNWVAIIMGWGLAVLVGVVVSSALFKAMTPENINPLLGAAHLNPAVTIAVFLKSGSQITGSHFGLAIVYIIAQLLGAALGQTILNFINYKHIIENPSGLLKDSSCTGSTHRESWLHSMSYEIVGTVVLLSVVFGAGSLAKMEGGWIVSLAVMGIGLSLGSVTGYAINPARDLAPRFVYYVTTKLLAKKMSGEIVSPDFKYGLLVPVLSPILGAIFVGAIASAF; this is translated from the coding sequence ATGGATGTTCAGTTCGGAGCAGGTTTTGTTAGTGAATTAATCGGGACTATGTTCTTAATTTTACTTGGTAATGGAGTTTGTGCTTCACTTAATTATCCCAAAATGTATGCTAAAAATGTCGGTGGGAATTGAGTAGCCATTATCATGGGTTGAGGACTTGCTGTTCTAGTTGGTGTTGTTGTTTCATCAGCTCTCTTTAAAGCAATGACACCTGAAAATATCAATCCTTTACTTGGTGCTGCACATTTAAATCCTGCAGTTACTATTGCTGTTTTCTTGAAAAGTGGTTCACAAATTACTGGGTCTCACTTTGGGTTGGCAATTGTGTATATTATTGCTCAACTTCTTGGTGCAGCTCTTGGACAAACTATTCTTAATTTTATTAACTATAAACACATTATCGAAAATCCTTCAGGATTACTCAAAGATTCGAGCTGTACAGGGTCAACTCACCGTGAATCATGATTACATAGCATGTCATATGAAATTGTTGGTACCGTGGTGCTTTTATCGGTTGTATTTGGTGCTGGATCACTTGCCAAAATGGAAGGTGGTTGAATTGTATCGCTTGCTGTAATGGGAATTGGGCTTTCACTTGGTAGTGTAACTGGATACGCCATAAACCCAGCTCGTGATTTAGCTCCTCGGTTTGTTTATTATGTAACTACTAAATTACTAGCCAAAAAAATGAGCGGAGAAATCGTTTCACCTGACTTTAAATATGGTTTATTAGTTCCAGTCCTTTCACCAATTCTTGGTGCCATTTTTGTTGGAGCTATAGCATCAGCGTTCTAA